A portion of the Sphingobacterium spiritivorum genome contains these proteins:
- a CDS encoding TlpA family protein disulfide reductase translates to MLKRILLSLICVIAIIFNSNAAPRKTVLTGKISGVKAGTLELNVQEYRVMAAQNKINAELSEDGTFRFEFEINGPARAFLILGTTPVEETFVLKKGDGRDTTVSSNTNRSQMIYFYLMPGDKQTLQVDATNIPGTLKLTGKYADNSLYLNEEDWNFNQYKDKHLKNYFGYFHYSPEQYLEYVEDRRRKRQEFLTHFAQKHKLTKQLKKASETVLYGDAILARLLYPKMRESYRKDNYTAPAGYYDFLNEVSLDQSGNDNGIAYFYFLDYLFKEEYRLADTDDDYIDFVATKLSGRPLYEYYAFALAGNFKKKLYDKFGTKSPFPDLAKRVREKYGKLEGMLEGNPAPQAVFENLTGDKITWSKWKGQYIYVDFWATWCGPCIQEIPALDSLRHDYKDKPITFVSISFDSKKDQQKWKDFVDNKKLEGIQLWADPENHKSVSQALNILQIPRFLLLDPQGNIVDANALRPSDKRIRLQLDKLLKNSENRL, encoded by the coding sequence TACAGGGTAATGGCTGCACAAAATAAAATCAATGCAGAGCTTTCGGAAGACGGTACATTCCGGTTTGAATTTGAAATCAACGGACCTGCCCGTGCTTTTCTGATATTAGGAACTACACCTGTAGAGGAAACATTTGTACTCAAAAAGGGAGATGGCCGGGATACGACTGTTTCCAGTAATACAAACCGGTCGCAGATGATCTATTTTTATCTGATGCCGGGCGACAAACAAACTTTACAGGTTGATGCAACGAATATCCCCGGTACATTAAAATTGACAGGTAAATATGCCGACAACAGTCTGTATCTGAATGAGGAAGACTGGAATTTCAACCAGTATAAAGATAAACACCTTAAAAATTATTTTGGCTACTTCCACTATTCGCCGGAACAATACCTTGAATATGTCGAAGACAGAAGAAGGAAAAGACAGGAATTCTTAACCCATTTCGCTCAAAAACATAAGTTGACCAAACAACTCAAAAAGGCCAGCGAAACGGTGTTGTACGGCGATGCTATATTGGCCAGACTTCTTTATCCTAAGATGAGAGAAAGCTATAGAAAAGATAATTATACAGCTCCTGCAGGTTATTATGATTTTCTGAATGAAGTATCACTGGATCAGTCCGGAAATGATAACGGGATCGCTTATTTTTACTTTCTGGACTATCTTTTTAAAGAAGAATATCGTCTTGCAGACACAGATGATGATTATATAGATTTTGTGGCTACTAAACTATCGGGGCGTCCCTTGTATGAGTATTATGCTTTTGCATTAGCAGGGAATTTTAAGAAAAAACTCTACGATAAGTTTGGTACAAAAAGTCCGTTTCCTGATCTGGCAAAACGTGTCAGGGAAAAATATGGTAAACTGGAAGGAATGCTGGAAGGTAATCCGGCTCCACAGGCTGTTTTTGAAAATCTTACAGGAGATAAAATCACCTGGAGCAAATGGAAGGGACAGTATATCTATGTTGATTTCTGGGCGACCTGGTGTGGCCCATGTATTCAGGAGATTCCGGCTCTTGACTCTTTGCGACATGACTATAAGGATAAACCGATTACGTTCGTAAGTATCTCGTTTGACAGTAAAAAAGACCAGCAGAAGTGGAAAGATTTTGTAGATAATAAGAAATTAGAAGGTATACAGCTCTGGGCTGATCCTGAAAATCATAAAAGTGTATCCCAGGCTCTGAATATTCTGCAGATACCCAGATTTCTGCTACTTGATCCGCAGGGAAATATTGTAGATGCCAATGCGCTTCGACCATCAGATAAGCGGATTCGCCTGCAGTTAGATAAATTATTGAAAAACTCTGAAAATAGGTTATAA